The genome window TTATTTGTGCCAGGGTGAATCAACAGCTATATCCGCTCAGGTCCATCACTACTGTTTGGATCATTTCTGAAGCAAAGGTTCTCACATACTCACAAACAGATCACATGCAGCGTTTTAGCTCAATAGCACTGCTGGGTTTGAGTTTTATTTCTATCATCAGTTTCCTTGAATTTCTTCTCATTCATGAATAtccaataataattaaaaaaagaggCATATGCCTTCTAATCATTCTTAACTGAATATACTcatgcatttattttaaattcattatgaataaaataaaataaattacaaataaaataaaatgtataaaacctatatataatataaacctTCAATTAATATGTAAGTGTTGCCTCTAAATGTCTCCACATTTATATTTCAGAAATATGGATAATCGTCACATTCCATTCGTTTCTTTAAGGTGAGGGGGACAGCGCCATCTGGCCTCAAACCAGTTGCTGTGCAGGCTTGGACGCTCATTTTGTAGGCATGGATGAACCGTCATATTCTGCCACTCTTTGAACACTTTATGATAACCATTACAGAGGAAATGGCGATTTCAGAAAAATCTACTGGATGCTGAGTAAATTAAtgcaattaatatttttttacttcaaaCATAGGCCTATCTTTAGAGTTTAGTATATATTCTATCCATGATTAGTTGGGATTATACTGAGAATATGATGAACTACCATTGGAAGATAGATACACAGTTGATTTTCATTTTCCTATGTTGCATAGCCTGCACCTCCTTCATGCtgaatataggcctacttgtgTGGAGGTTGACCCGCAGTGTGGTGAAGAGGTTTAAACACGCACGCCACCACACCGCTCTGTGTTCTGACTCCACGTTGATCACCTGCCTAGAAGAGCATTTTGTGTCAcgttctatctctttttcttCATGGCTCCCATTTAGATGTCAGAGTGTTATCCGTGTCTGGGGCTGTGTATTCACTGGATCTCACATTACGGAGAGACGACTTGACATCTCCGTGTTTGCAGAACGAACAGAGGAAAGCTAAAAAACGATAACGACGGCTTTCCTCTAAATCCAACCGAAACGcaactccccccaccccccccctccctcaccctatATTCCGCGATACGGAGAGACTGTTGAGATGCCATTGCGGcctcattgttgttgtttttttttgtttttttctcctccactctctctgaTTACTCCTCTCATCTTATGTAAATCCTCTTAAGTCAGATGTTATTGTTTATTCACAACTGTGAAGGTTAGGTACTCCTAAGCCCCCGTGCGTGCCTGTTATCTCACAGGCCCACGCATCtttgtctctcccctctctctgcgaTGTGTCTCTGCTTCCTCATGTAATACAccagccagtgtgtgtgagaaaagTTGTCTGGGCTGATGAGCCACCGACACCCAATCCACAGCAGCGGTAGGGAAatgttaatctctctctctctctctctctctctctctctctctctctctctctctctctcttctctctctctctctctctctctctctctctctctctctctctctctctctctctctctctctctctctctctctctctctctctctctctctctctctctctctctctctctctctctctctctctctctctctcttcctgaaAAGAGGGGCAGACACATGCTCCAGGGATATCAGTGGTTTATCTCAAGTCTGCCCGTTGTTGTCGAGGTTTATTTAACGTTTAATGAGCAACACTTTTGAACCACTGAATCTGCTTATTTGAGACGTCTGCCCCTTCCCCCTAGTAGTGTGGCTGTACTCAGTCTAGAGATAGCTGTATCAATGTTAGGATTATTATCAGACTCACTGGTTCAGTCCATCAGTCACTGGTTCACTGTCACAATAGTCATTCTGTTTATTTGAATTCATCAAGTGAACCTCTATCTTTGTGTTTGTCTAGATTTGAAACATATTGATGGTATAACAAGGACAAACATAAGGTAAAGGTTATATTATCCTCAAACATTAAACGTTTATCTAATTGACTCTTCACATTGTATACCATAGATAGAGGCTagtaaaggacatttaattttGTACTTTCAATCTTTAACAAAGCCAAAagtaaacaattaaatacatttaCTACAGACTACAGACTACAGCACTTCTGTCCATTAATGAGCAGTGTCCctgtttaataaataaatacatctctcATTATTTCTTTCATTCCCCGGTGGGAGATAAATATGGGACACATTTTGTTTCTGTTAAATATGGTTACGCTCAGGATTAGAGATGGTTGGTTAGAGATGGTTTAGTTAGAGAGTTTAGGTATGAAGGTAAGAAATCATTTGTCTAGCTTGAAAGTTAGTTAAGTTTAGGTTAGAGATGATTAGGTTCGAGAGTTTAGGTGACGTTAGGGTGAGGTTGGGGTAAGAAGGGTTCAGTGACAAGTAAAGACGTGGTTAAAGGCCTCAACATGCTTTTGCTCTGTTTTCCTAATGCTTCAGGCACACACCATGCCAATATATTGCGAACTGAATTCAATGAATACTGTCAATACACAAAGTGTACACTAGAGGGTGCTCTATCAACCAATTGAACACCTAATGTGCGCACCCCATTAATAAATCATAAGATAAAAGTCATCCCCCTATTCAATAATTTACTTGCCCACTGCTTGTTTACTattcatttgtaaaaaaaaatagactCAAAATGAAAGCGATTAGCATTTTCCCAACAAAATAGGCGCTTAAATGCAGGGATTTTTAAAGGGGAAAAAAGATTGGTCAAATCACCAATCAATCAGTGATGCGCATCATCGAGGCGGTTTTCGGGGCGGTCGCCTTGATGTTGCCTGGTTGTGTTGCTCACGTGCTGCAGCCGCCCGGGGATGTAAAGGCTTTTGGATCATGGCTCTGGTGTATTGCCAATCAGTGTGTCCATTGCCTGTTTGACACAGGACGAATCCATGGCAGATGGCCGGATAGACTCATCCTTCTTTAAGAAACTGATTAACCTCCTTtctcatctccttctccttcgaCAACACGGTTTCAGAGCCCAACACAGTAAAAGATGAACGGTTGGTAGATAAATAACCTCTAGTATGTCAAGGTTTAAATACAAGTGCATTGCGTGTTGATGGTAAATTAATTATTGTAACATTATTACCTCATTAGCCTCCCATTCGCAGTGCTAACACCAGTTTTGATTAGTTTCTGCTTGTACATGTGGTTAACACAACATTTAAAATGCAATGGTTAACTGGGTTAAATCAGACCCTGTGGGCGTGGCTTATTTACCATCCTGCCCATACTGATGGACTTTTACCTGGATTCGGCAGATTCATCATGAGCCTCCTCAAGAGTGCATGTCCATGTGCCTCGTATCTCTGAATAACTCACGTGTTCCTTGTTACTTCTCCTTGAGTCATGCAATGCAACAATGTTGCAAAAAGTTTCCATTGCATTGCGccaatataggcctacaaaataagaatataaatacTTTTTTAACAAAAAGCCCTACATTTGTGAAATATATGTTGTCATTTGTTACAACCGTTATAGCCATCCGCATTGGATGTCAATTGATAAATGAGTTGATTCTATTgacatcttttatttatttatttttttccccgtGCGTTTTTTTAGCTGACGCCTGTTTATTTTGCTGACGTGCTGATGTTACTCTAGcatgtctgtgcctgtgtttgcATTTTAGTTTCGCAATACTGTGGATGGTCTCTAACGTGCTTCTGCGTGGTTAATGAAGTGAACTGTTGCACAACTCTTCGTTTCCTCTGCCACTGCCGTTTCTCATTTCGGTGCAACTAAACCTTCATAATTTGGAGACAGCCTATCGATTACAGTTTGACTTTTCCTTCCTGAAGTTTGATTTATTTCGGAAAGATGGACGGCCGAACAAGAATCCTGATTAAAGGAGGAAAGGTTGTGAACGAAGATCTCTCTTTTATGAGTGACGTCTACATTGAAAATGGAAAAATAGCAGACATTGGACGCAATCTTAAAGTCCCTGCTGGAGCTCAGATTATCGATGCAACGAATATGCTTGTAATGCCGGGCGGCatcgacacccacacacacatggagctTGCATTCATGGGCACCAAAGCAGTGGATGACTTCTACATCGGTACTAAGGTAAGCCTAACAGAGAATGTGTGATCATGCTTCGTATGCCTTTCCaatgcatgtctctctctccacccgaGTCTGCGGGCAGCGGGGGCGATGTAGGATGGTACCTTTAGGGGGGCTTAGCCCAAAATAAGACGTTCAGTAAGTTCTGCCATGCTCTATGTATGCTACTCGCTAGGGGAAAGGGGGACCCCCAGGACGTTGATGGAGTTATATATCACACATCCATGGGCAAAAAATTATAGGAAACTTTGCTGATAGGTCCTTCGACCCCTTCCCAAAACGGTTTTAATACTAACTATTGGCCTCCGTAGAGTTTAGATAAAGTGGTTGCCttaacttttgcagaaaaaaatgaatggacaTTTTCAAGGTGACTACAACGAAGTTTGCCATTTACATTTAGGCCTACTCCACTTGCATGTCAAGACTCGAGTTGCAAactataaatacatttagttACTAGGTACATCGATGAGAATATCGTCTTTCTCATTGTAACCATTAATCGTACGCAAGttaatgattgtgtgtgtgtgtgtgtgtgttcgcactcATCCCTGTAAGGCGGCCCTGGCCGGAGGCACCACTATGATCATGGACTTCGTGATCCCCCAGAAGGGCACGTCGCTGCTGGAGGCGTACGATCGCTGGCGCAGCACGGCCGACCCAAAGGTCTGCTGCGACTACTCCCTGCACGTGGCCGTCACGTGGTGGTGCGAGCAGGTACAGGTCACAGGTCACAGGGCATAGGACACAGGTCCATTCACAAAAGCAGTCAAACAAATCAAATTCACTATTGGCTTGATTTGGCTCCACACACAACCTTCAGCgataaaataaatcataaactGCATTAGtagtttttttaacataaaatttGAGCACCGACATATTTGGGACGTTTCTTATTTTCTTGCAAGTTCTTGCCAagacaataaaatacaaaagatgacaaCTAAGCAAAGAGTCCCCTTCCCTTGCATTGCGGAAATGCTTTCTCGCCCCATACTGCTCCCAGGTCAAAAGAGAGATGGCCACGCTGGCCGCGGAGCAGGGCGTCAACTCCTTCAAGATGTTCATGGCCTACAAGGATGTGTTCATGCTGTCTGACCAGGAGCTGTACTCGGCCTTCTCCCAGTGCAAGGAGGTCGGCGCCATCGCCCAGGTCCACGCCGAGAACGGAGACCTCATCGCAGAGGTCCGTGTGTGAACGTCCGCACCGCAGAAAACAGGACTGTGTCTTCCATGGGGATCTAAACCATATCACATGGCGGTATAATACATGGGAGGGGGAGTTTTAGAGATGTTGTTGTGCATGAATCACTTTTAAATGCAGCACAGAGGTTCCTGAACCAGATACATTGTAAGTACGGACAGACAACACAAATACCCCCAAGATAGATGTGGAGGTAGagtgtgttgtggttgtgaCGTAAGAACATCTCATTACCAAGGATGttagtgttggtgtgtgtcatGATAGAAGGTCATGAAGAACTGGTGGTATCGTATAGTTTATTTTCCCCTCTACACAGACAGGGGATGAGTAAACATAAACATTGGCCATTCCAGGATTAATAAGTAACTGAGTGGGATTCTGCTGGTGAGTGATCATTCACCACATCAGGGTTACAATGTTTAAACACCAAGCAGGGAAAACACATGGtcctagatgtgtgtgtatgtatatatatatatatatatatatagatatagatatagatatagatatagatatctatatatatatagttaaatatatctatatatatagttaaatatatacatataaagcaTGACTGATGGAGCATTTTTAGTATAGTACATTATTCAACTAagaggaatatgtttctgcatGAGGTcagttattttttaattcacTAACATGAATACTGGCTGTAGTTATTTTATGAAAGCATTGTGTAAACGACTTAATGGTAAGGCTTTGATAACAAGCTAGCCTATGTTAGCAGCTCTTGCCTTGTGCAGCAACCAAGATCCAAGTTGATCAGGCCAGGATCCTAAAGACATCATACCAGACCTTCACCACTAGGTGGTAGCAAAGGCTAAACATAAACTGTAAATCCCTGAGCTTTGAGTGGGAGTGAAAGCAAATTTAAAGCTATCAATCAGGgactgtttttgtttattacaaTAAACCTAAAGGCCTACACCAAACAGTGTCTGAAAAGTGGTTTGACAAAAGTGGTTTACATGCTTGTAATTCCAGCGACATAGACACATTTTGTACATTTGCAGTTTCACTATCCCTGACCAAATCCCCTATCCCACCTTACCTTTTACATGTGACCTTTATCTTGACAtgccccaaccaccaccaccaccaccaccaccaccatcctgcTGCTGCACCACAGGGGGCCAAGAAGATGCTGGCCCTGGGCATCACGGGCCCCGAGGGCCACGAGATGTGTCGCCCCGaggcggtggaggcggaggcCACCCAAAGGGCCGTCACCATTGCCCACGCCGTCAACTGTCCGCTGTACGTGGTCCACGTGATGAGCAAGTCAGCCGCCAAGGTGGTCTCCAACGCGCGCAGAGACGGTgagaaggggggcggggcctcctcctcctccctgcagcACTGTCAGGATAAGGAGGCGGAGTCAGTGCCCTTTTTTATGCATTGAATTACTGTTAATTCAACATTCAGGTCTATTGGAAGCACTACTTGTCTGTTTAATTTAGATTAAAGAATCAATAACTTTATTCATCATGTACACATGCAGTATGTACAGTGAAATG of Gadus macrocephalus chromosome 11, ASM3116895v1 contains these proteins:
- the dpys gene encoding dihydropyrimidinase; this encodes MDGRTRILIKGGKVVNEDLSFMSDVYIENGKIADIGRNLKVPAGAQIIDATNMLVMPGGIDTHTHMELAFMGTKAVDDFYIGTKAALAGGTTMIMDFVIPQKGTSLLEAYDRWRSTADPKVCCDYSLHVAVTWWCEQVKREMATLAAEQGVNSFKMFMAYKDVFMLSDQELYSAFSQCKEVGAIAQVHAENGDLIAEGAKKMLALGITGPEGHEMCRPEAVEAEATQRAVTIAHAVNCPLYVVHVMSKSAAKVVSNARRDGRVVFGEPIAAGLGTDGTHCWHKDWAHAARFVMGPPLRPDPSTPGYLMDLLANDDLSVTGTDNCTFSVCQKALGKDDFTKIPNGVNGVEDRMSVIWEKGVHSGKMDENRYVAVTSSNAAKIFNFYPQKGRIATGSDADVLVWDPNSTRTISASTHHQAVDYNIFEGMVCHGVPVVTISRGKVVYERGELAVKAGAGRFVPRPPFSEFVYKRVRQREQVCQPTAVVREPYQGKVISL